In Megalops cyprinoides isolate fMegCyp1 chromosome 12, fMegCyp1.pri, whole genome shotgun sequence, the sequence AGACTATTTCCGACAAGCAATACATGGTTAGTCAATGCaagaatatttttaacatattttttttatcacaaagaTCAAATGAACAGAGCAAATCTGATCAATAGAAAGCTAAATGGTTGCCCTGTGCACTGTAAAGCCTCTTTGGCCCTGCTGAAGGGATGTACATAGTATGTGCACAATTATGAAATCACTCAAATTTCTTTCCTttaaatttcacagaaaattgTCATCTTTTCATTACATGATATGTCATTCCAGTTGCCATTGGGAGGTATGAGGGCACAGTCTTCATTATTCTTAAAGTTATTTGGTTCTCCACTTTTCCAGCTGGTAAACTGGAGTGGTTTATTCTGCAAGTCCACAAAGTTTCCTTCAGTTTTTCTGTCATTGGCACTGAGCCATGCATATTGGGAATCAGGGATGAGCTGGGAAAGagctttgttttcttctgagCTTCTTGGAAGAGCGAGTGTCACCCCAGCATCACTGCAAAACTTCAAGGCTTCGTCAAACGTCCCGGACGTCTTAtcagacacaaaatatttcttGCCAACTTTTTTGAACAACTTAAAGCTTGTTGCTGTAAAGCAAGCACAACATGTGTCAATGACACCACAGTTTATTGCCTAACTCTAAACATCCTCATGTTATTTTGACCTAAAATAATGGCCTTTATTCAAAAGTGTTTTAACATTGAGCAGCTGTTTGACTTTTTATGTTTCAACTTTTATTTCTCCAGCATATTTTGTTAACTTCTGATACTGctaaaaaaatactgttgattatggaatgaaaaaatgtaacacatgcTTGAATGTgtcactcaaagttaaggacagagcATGTTGCAGTTAGACTGCATATAGGTGTACacttgtattacattattgtttttctcatttgtatACAGCACTGCATGTATGATCTGGTTTAATTATCTTTCAGTTGCCGATATCCTCTGGATTAGAGTTGAACTTtcttctaaaaatgaaaaaaatatctcaCCTCTTTCAAGTTTGGACAAACtttctttcattgtttgaaGCTCAGACTGCAATGCCCCAGTCAGGCGTGTATCACCTGGTGGGCCTACAG encodes:
- the LOC118786874 gene encoding mannose-binding protein C-like is translated as MELSRLCAVCCGVLGLLIVQLGLPVSAAQSPVAQTCSGYPGVPGTPGHNGQPGRDGKDGVAGTKGEKGDAGSIGVQGPPGKQGPVGPSGPKGQKGEPGPAGPPGDTRLTGALQSELQTMKESLSKLERATSFKLFKKVGKKYFVSDKTSGTFDEALKFCSDAGVTLALPRSSEENKALSQLIPDSQYAWLSANDRKTEGNFVDLQNKPLQFTSWKSGEPNNFKNNEDCALIPPNGNWNDISCNEKMTIFCEI